A segment of the Planctomycetia bacterium genome:
GGAATGTTCATCTCGGGCGATCATTTTCGATCAGGTTGTCGACGACGCGCGATTTCGCTTGCTGCTTGCTGCCGGCAATTTGCCCGCGAACAAGCTCGAAACGAAGCGCACGCGACGACGATTCCGCCCGAAAATCCAGGCATTTCGTCCGCCCAACCCTACGTTAATTCCCACGCGCGGCGGGCGAATGCGCGAACTTCAGCCGAGATTATTCGCACGCCGCGGTCGCTACGACCGGCGCAACTCCGCTAAGTCGTACAACCGGAAGAACAGTTCGCGCATGTTGCGACCTTCGTTGGAAAACAATCGCTCAACTTCTTCCGGTGCGATGTCGCCGGCGGTGCCCGCTGCGGAATGCCGTGCGAGGAGTTCCGTCGCAAGTTGCACGGCCGTGGCGACGCTCGGGCAGACCTCGAACAGCGTCGGTAAGCGAACGGGAAAACAAACCGGCGTGTGCGTCGTGAGCAACAGCCCGCAATCATGCCGACGGACGCTACACGCAACTTGCACGCGACTTAAGAAGCTCAACTGCTCATAACCGTCGAGGCAAAGAATCGTGCGCGGCGTTAAGGGCTCGGTGAGTTTCAAGCGACGTTGTCCGTCGTGCAGCTCGATGAGTTGCACTCGCTCGCCGCGCGCCGTGAATTCGCGCACCAGCGAAGCGAGCAACGTCGACTTCCCCGCACCATGCGGACCTACGATTTGCCCGCGACGATTCGCGGATAAGAACCGCTCGACGAGCGCTGCCGCGGACAGGCCCGACGGAAAGAGAAACGGCAGCGCCCCGGGGCGCACGAAGCGCGACGAGAACGGATTGATCCGCTCCGCAGGTTCGTCGCCGCGTGCTTCGTCGTTCATAAGAGCGGGGGCGCCGCGGCCGGAACGGTGCCGACATGGAACGGCGTATCCGAAGTCAGTTCTTTGCCGCGCGTCGGAAAGAGACGCACGCGTACGCACCAACGAACCTTGACGATCACCCCTTCATAGCTGAGCGGGCTCATCGGCAGCACGGTGCGCAAGCGTTGCGGTTTGCGTAAGTCGATCATGCCGCCGTCATCGGTCGTTTGACGCACGAAGTGATGCACGGCGATGTCTTCGTCCCCTTTGCCCATCGTGTACCACAAGACGGAAACTTCGATGGCCCGCGCGTCGACGAGCGCGAGCGAATCGATCCGATATTCGGCCGTGAGCGTTTCGCCGGGCTCGTAATGCCGCCGGCTGCCGTCGAGCAAGATCGTGATGCCGGGATCGTTCATGCGTGCGGCACTCCGTTGCGGCCGGGAAACACCAACAGCGAGAAGACCCGCTCGAAGTCGGGCCAGTTGTGCAGGTCGCCGCGCACGATCAACTTCCATTTCACCGCGTTGTGCGGCGATTGAAACGAGTGCATCGCCGCTTCCGGCACGCGCAGCTCGAGTCGCGTGGCGAACGGTTGGCCGCGCTTCAAGGTGAACGAATCGCGGCGAAAGACTTCCGTTTCGACGACGCGCTGAATGTGCGTGCGCGAGTTCGTCCCTTGGCGAAACGTCGCCTCTTCGTCGCAGGCCAGCACGATCGAAAGTCGCTCGAAGTGCAGCCTGCCTTGCTGCGAGAAGAAGATTTCGTAGCGCCCCCCGGGATACAGCGGATGGTCGGAGACTTCGACGACCGTCGGCTCGACGCCAGTCGTGATCATGAGTTGCTTGCCGGCTAAGAAAGCGAGAAATCCTCCGGCGACGAGAAACGGAATCAACCCCAGGCCGAGCAGGTAGTCGGCACGGCCGGCAAGCGCTTCGTCGATCGCCTTGTAGACGAGCCAGCCGACGAGGATATTCCAACCGATCGCGACGATCGTCATGAACCAAGTGTTCCAGCCCGGCGCGGCGATCGGCAGCCGATGCTTCAGGGTCGTGCCGGGACTGTTCGTAATGTCCTGATCGGCCGGCACCGTCGGATAGCGCGACGACGACCCTCCGGCCCCTTCGAACAATTCCATATTCGACGCTTGTTGCAGCAGCGCGCGATGCTCGGCCGATTTTCCCCAAGTAAGAAACACGTAGATCAATCCGCCGACGCCGACGGCGACGAACGCCGCGGGCAACAGCGGCAAGACCCAAGCGACCCAACTGTAGCCGCGCTTGACGACGGCGGTCGACGGACGATGCGGGTCGTACCAGCAAGGGTATTCCTTGCCGACCTCGAACGGCTCGATCAAGCGTTCGCATTCGGCCCGATCGGTGGAATAAACGCCGGTCGCATCGAACGTGGTCGCCTCGTATTCGCGACCCTCGACCGCGTAACGAATCGAAACTTCCGGTCGATAATTGAGTTGATCTTCTTTGGAAATTTCGGCGATGCGCTTTCCGAGCACTGTGCCTTGGGTTTCTAGGAACTCATGGTTCGCGCGCCATTCGGGCGCGGTCATCTGCCCGACGACGATCGCTAAGATGCCCGACCCGGCGACCATGAGCACGGCGAAGAAGGCCGCCATCGCGGCCTGTCCGCCCAACTCCGACATCGTGCGGCGCTGACCACGTTTTTTGCTGAAGAAACGAAAGCGAGGCACGAGACGATGTCCAATGGCCGACGTGAGACGCGGGAATCGACGCCGGGCGGGCGATAGCAAAGCGGATCGGAGGCATTCGGAAAACGAGTACCGCTACGGCTCCTAGTCGCAACCGGGGCGCGACCTCCCTTTTCTAATCTCCGAAACCCGACGGCGGAAGGGTATAATCGCCGAGCGAAGAGCCGGAGCGCTCGAAGCAGGGCATAAATCAGGGAGGTCCGTTCCGTAGCGGCGAAAATTCATGAAAAAACAATCCGCCGGCCCGAGCGCAGAGCGGTCTCTAATCCAGCGGTTGAAGTTCGGCTCGACGCTCGCGCTCGGCACGCTTTTGTGCTGCGCGACCTCGGCTTGCGCTCAAGCGACCGCGCCGGCCGGCGCACCGGAGAAGCCCGTTGGCACCGCGACTCTGCCGACTGAAACTCGCCCGGCTGTGAGCACAGCTGGCCAAGGGGAAGATTGGTCGCAATGGCGCGGGCCGCGTTCCAATGGGATCGCGCTGCGGACTTCGCTGCCGAGCACCTGGCCGAGCGCTCCGCTGGAGCCGGTGTGGCGCATGCCGCTTGGGGAAGGTTGGTCGTCGCCTGTGGTCGGCGAGGGGCGCGTTTACATGCTCGATCGCAACGGCCCGCTCGAACGCGCAGCGGCCTACGATGCCGTCACCGGCAAGCTGTTGTGGGAACGGACCAACCCGGTCGATTTCAATCCGCATGCCGTGGGGCGTCGCTATGGCAACGGGCCGAAGGGAACTCCCGCCTTCGCCGGTGGATTCGTTTATACGCTCGGCATCGCCGGTTGGCTGCAATGTTTGAAGGCCGAGAGCGGCGAAGTGGTTTGGAAGAGTTACTTCCCGGCGGAGTTCGCCGAGTCCGTGCCGCTGGCCGACCAGCGCACTTATGTCGTCGCCGAAGATCATGTGGTCGTGCCGATCGGCGGAGGTCGCGGCGCGCCGGTGCCGCTGTTCGGGTACACCGGTTCGCCTCTGGTGTTCGATCAGTTCGTTATCGCGTCGACCGGCGGCGCGCGCGGCGGCACGATCACGGCGTTCGAGCGGACGACCGGCAAGGTCGCTTGGCACGCGCTGCATGAGAACGTCTCTTATTCATCGCCCGTCTCGGCCGAGATCGGGGGGGTGAAGCAAGTCGTCGTGCCGACCGGCCCGAGGTTGGTGGGCCTGGAACTCGCGACCGGCAAATTGCTGTGGAGCGTGCCGTATCAAAATCAATACGACGAAACGATCGGCACTCCGGTCGCCGCCGGCGAGCTGGTGTTGCTCACCGCCGTGGGGCGGCCGCTGTCGGCGTGGAAGATCGGTCGCAATGCGGCCGGCGAATTTGCGGCGAGCGAAGTTTGGCAAAACGACGATCTGCAAAGTTACTTATCGTCGGTGGTCGTCGTCGGAGAGTTCGTCTACGGCATGAACGACGGCGGCGAATGGCATTGCCTCAAGCTCGCCGACGGCAAAACGATCTGGCGCGGCGGCAACCACGGCTACTACACCACGCCGCTCGTCGCCGAAAATCGCATTCTGGCACTGAACGAGCGCGGTGTACTCGACGTCTTAGGAGTGAACCCGCAAGCCTACGAGCCGATCGTCACGACGAGGGTCGCGAAAGAACCGACCTGGACCTCGCCGGCCCTCGTCGGCAACCGGCTGTATGTACGCATGCGCAGCGCGCTGGTTTGCTACGAACTAAAGTAAGGCAGAGCTCTGAGGCGAGCGGGGGACGTAAGTCCCCCGGTGACATCAAAGCTGCTTGACGCATAGCGACTTGTCGGGGCGATCTTACCGGGGGACTCACGTCCCCCGCTCGCCTCGGATAGGCGCAACGATCGTTGCCGCGCCCAACGCGCTTTCCAGTTTGGTTCCGAGTTCGTTACAGTCGCGGCGTATGTAGGCCAGAGCGACGGTGATCCCTTGTCTGACCGACGATGACGTCACTTTTCCGACCGCTTGTTTTTGAAACAACAAGCCGCTGCCGACTTCGGCCGGCTCCGCCGGTTCGGGCGCAAGGGCAATATACTCCAACACCACGAGCGTCTTATTAACGTGGCCGAGAGCGTCGAGCCGAGCTACGGTTTCTTGGCCGAGATAACATCCTTTGCGGAAGCTTATCGTCAGTTCGTTACGGTCGAGCTCTTGAGCGAGGTTCTTGTCGGAAATGTCGAGACCGTAAAGGGGGAGGCCGGCTTCGATGCGCGGCGCTTCCCAAACATCGGCCGCGCAAGCAACCGCGCCGGCGGCAACGAGCTTGGCTTGCAGATCGGCCGCGGCCTCGCGAGGACAAAAGATCGTGTAGTTCGGCTCCGGTGCTTGGGCCGAGCGGGCGACGAACGCACCGTCTCCGAATGCCGGAATCAACGTGTTGCCGAGCGTGGCGGTCGGCAACGCAACGGCCAACGCTCGGCCGACGATCTCCGCGGCGTTCGCGCCGGCGATGAGCAGTTCCGCCCAATCGTTCGTCCGATCGGTGATCGTTACTTTCTCGCGGATCAAGTATTTGTCGAGGTGCTTACGCAACCGTGCGCCGACTTCGACGGCCGGCGCTCCGATCTCTTCCAACAGCAGCCGCTCGCCCGTGTTGTGTACGAACACATAGAACTGAATGTGCCCCTTGGCGTCGAGCAGGAACGCTTCGCAGCCGGTGCCGGCCGCGAGGTTCTTGATGTCGTTCGTGCAGAGGTTGTGCAGAAACACGGCACGGTCTGCGCCGGTGAGCTCGATCTTACCGCGCGTCGAGAAGTCGACCGTTCCGCAAACGTCGTAGAGCGGGCCTGTCATGTCCGAACACTCTGCTCGAGTCGCACGTTCGTATACTGGGCGTCGTTCACGATGATGCACGACTTGCGGCGCAGTGCGAGCCTTGCCACATCGGCCGCCTCGGCGACCGGTGCGATGCCGAGATCTTCGACCGTCGTCGCATCGAGCTTGCTCAAGAGATAGACCCGGACGCGGCGCTGTGCTTCCGCCAGCAGCAGCGCGGGGAAGGCATCTGCCGGCCGGACCTTGCGAATCTCATCGCCGGCCGTGTCGCGATCTTCTTGCTTCGTAAAGAGATCCAGGGCGGGCCCCAGCGGCTCTGCGAGCTCCGTACACAGCGCGACGGCGCCGCCGTCTTCGACCACTTCGAGCGCCATCGCCAGCGCCTTGCCGACGTTGGCCCACGACTGCGCCCCTTCGCCGGAGAGGGCTGCCACGACGAGATCGGCCGTGCGTGGGACTTCGCAATTCCACGTGTCGTTCCAAAGCTCCTCGCCGCGCCGCGCAACGGCCGTGGCTTCGCCGGCGAGAACCAGCGGCGTGCCGCTTCCCGACTGCGGCACGACTTGCACGGTGAATTGCGTGCCGGTCTGTCGGCCGACGAGCTCGATCTCTTGTTGCGACTTCTCGAACATCTCGCTCCGGCTGTCGAGCAGGTGCGCGTTGCGGAAGCGCTTATGGGCATCGGCATCGGAGAAGGTCGGGTACAGGCCGCCGAAGATGCCTCGATAGTCCCACGCTTCGCGCCCGCGAAAGCAACCGACGGGAATCACCATCTCGGCATCGGCAACCAATCGGTTGAGATAGATCGGCCGGCCGGAGCGGGTGTTGGTGAGGTAGCTGAGCTTGCCGCGATCGAGCGGGTCGTGGAGCTCGATGTGAATCGAAACGCCGTTGCTGAGCTCCAGTCGCTCGCCCGGCAGAGTTCGATCGGACTGCAGGACGGTGATGTCGGCCGGCAAGATCGAGGCGGCGAGCAATTGTTCGGCGATCACGCGCACGATCTCGGCCGAATGCGGCACTCCCCGGTCGAGCGCGATCGTGACTTTATCTCCCTCGACCACGGCTTGGGTGAGCATCGGGTACTTCAACGGATTCGCGAGAGCCTCGCGCGTGGCAGCTTCGATCGGTTGCGAAGTGATGGCTTCCGCTGCATGCGGCGCACAAACGGCGATGAGCCGTTCGTCGTCGAGGGGGATCGTGAACTCTGCGGATTCGCCGAAACGGACGAGAGAAGACATTCTAGGAAGCCTGTAAGAAATGGGGGCTCTCAAATCGCGGCCCCGTTGAACTCCATAACCGATCTTATCCCTCTGCGCTCAGCATGGTCAATAAGCCGAGCTTGAGTCGCAATGCAGCCATGCGACATAATGCTTGCTCGCTGCCTAGATAGATAGTGGCCCTAATGGCATCGAGCGGAAGCGATGGATCTTTCCGCACGGACATAAAAGCGTCAAGCCGACGCAATCGTACCAATCAAGGAAGGTTTTCGATGTCGTCGTTCTCCCTCGGCCGTATTGCGCCGACATTGGCGTTGCTTTCGCTCGTGCTGTTGTCGCACTTCGCCGGCTGCTCCGGGAAGCCGCCGAAAGGACCTGATGAAAGTTCCGCGCCGGCGCTGACGGAAGGGGAGAAGCTGCTGACGCGGATGATCGAAACCTACGCGAAGGCCGATTCGTATTTCGATCGGGGGGAATTGCGCATCGTCGGTCGCAACCAAGGACAACAGCTGACGGAATCGAAGTTGCCGTTCGCGGTGATGCTGGAGCGGCCCGGCAAGTTGCACCTGCATTTGTATCGTGCGACGTACGTGTGCGACGGAACTTGGGCCTGGGGCTGGGATGAAGACTTGCCCGGCTTTCTGCTGAAGAAGCCGGCGCCGAATCCCGTGACCCTCGGCGATGCTTACTCCGACGACGCGCTCAAAGCGGCGTTCAACGGCATGTACGGCGGTTCGCTGCCGGCCGAGATGCTGCTCGGGGCCGACGCGATGGATTTGATTCGCCACGGCGACGCAAAGCCGGAGTTGATGTCCGACGATTTCGTCGGCGATCGAAATTGTCGGCGCGTGCGCGTCAAATCCGCCGACGGAAATACGGTGTATTGGATCGATCGTGAGAATCTGACCTTGCGGCGGATCGAGTTCCCGACGGATCGCCTGGCGCTCACGCTCGCCGATACGCTCTCGATGACGGAGCTGAAACTGACGGCGGAATTCATCGACGCGCAACTCAACACTAAGGTGCCGGCCGAGGCGTTTCAATTCGACCCGCCGCCGCAACTGAAAATCGTCGATAAGTTGGATCCGTTGTGGGGGAGCTCGCCTCCCCCTCCGCTCGCCGAAACGCTCGGGCGGACGATCGGAGACTTCAAACTGCGCACGCTCGATGGTCGCGCGATCGGTCGGGGAGACTTAAACGGCAAGGTCGCCGTGGTCCTCTTCGTCGCGTTCGAGGGAAGTCAACACTTCGTGCTGGAAGCGCTCAATGCAGCCCAGCGGAAATTCGGCAAGCGCGATGACTTGATGATGCTCGCAGTCAGCATCGACAACCCGGGCCCGATGGGAATCGGCGACGAAGTTTTAGACAAAGCGATGAAGCAAGCGAAGTTGGAGGTTCCGCTGGCGCGGCTCGTCGACGGCTCGGCGATGACGGCGTTCGACGTCCGGTTCGTGCCGAACCTGTTCATTCTCGATCGTCAGGGGATCGTGCAAGATAACGAAGTCGGGCTCAATCCGAAGCTGAACGCGGAGCTCGGCACGCGCATCGACGAGGTGTTGGCCGGGAAGTCGCTCGTCGAAGCGGCCCGTGCGCGTTATGCGGCGCGATTGAAGCAATTCGAGCAAGCGCAACAAGCCCAGGCGGCGATCTCGCCCGAGGGGGGATTGTCGGCCCGAGTGAGCTTGGCGACGAAGTCGCAACCGAAAACGCTCAAGCTCACGCAGCTCTGGCAGAACACGGAAATCAAGAAGCCCGGCCACATCGTCGTGGCGGAAGAGAAAGGGAAGCCGGCGCGGATCGTCGTGCTGGACGGCTTGCGCGCCGTCGGCGAACTCGACGCGGCGGGGAAGCTCGTGCGCACCGCCCAACTCGATTTGCCGAAGGTGCCCGAGGAAGCGGTCGTTAGTTTTCTGCGTACGACCGTCGATCGGGACGGCAAGCGGTATTTCGCGGGTTCGGCTTCGGCTCAGCAACAGCTGCATTTGTTCGACGCCGATTTCAAGAAGCTGTTGAGCTTTCCGGATGGGACGCACGCGGGAATCTCCGACTTGCAGATGGGAGATCTCGACGGCGACGGCCGACCGGAAATCGTCGTCGGTTATTGGGGCGTCGTCGGGGTGCAGGCGATCTCGCTCGATGGGATTCGCCAATGGAGCAACCGCAAGTTGCCGGAGAACGTGCAACGCTTGGCGCTCACCGGACCCGACAAAGACGGCAAGCGGCTGGTGCTATGCACGACGGGGCTGATGACGCTGGCCGTGTTGAACGAACGGGGCGAAACGCTGAAAGAGATTCCGGTCGGCAATCGAGCCGCACGGCTCATCACCGCCGCCGATCTGACGGGGGACGGAAGCGTTGAACTGTGCGCCATTACTTCGACGAGCCCTGGCACGGACGTCGCGATCGGGTTCGACGCGGCGGGAGCCGAACTGTGGAACTATCCGCTACCGGCCGGCTTGCAACCGGTGCCGGAAATGCAAAACGAAATGATCGTCGGCGGCAAGTTGTTGAAAGACGGAACCGGGTTATGGGTCGTGGCCGGGGCCGACGGCACGCTCCACTTTCTCGACGTCGCCGGGAAACCGCTCGATTCGTTCGCCTGGGGTGCGGCGATTCGCGGCCTTGCGATCGGCACGCTCGACGGCGCTCCGGCGTTATTCATTTCCGATGAAAAATCGGTGACGGCTTTGCGCTTCGAGCGTTGATCGAACGAACGGCATCTTCACACACCGGCCGCTGGCGACTCGACCCGTAATCGGGTATCTTGCCGCTTTGCAAATTCACGCGCGAACGGGCTCGTTCTCGTTCGCGATTTCCACTTCGTCGTGGTTCCCGTCCCCACGGTTTTCTTATCGGAATTGCGCTCATGGCCGTCACCGCAGAATCGCTCGCTCCTTGGATCAAAACTCTCCTCACTGCGCCGCCGGCTGCGACGTCGGGCCTGAAGTTGAACGATTATCTCGCTGCGATCCCGCGCTTGGCATCGCTGCACGACGTGCCGTCCGGAACGCCGGTCCTGATCCGCGGCGACGTCGACGCGAAGCCGGGAGCCGAGATCGGCGAAGGGGATATCCGCCTGCGCTCGATGGCTGCGACGCTGGAGTTCGGTCGGAAGCATGGTTGGAAGCAGATCATCTTCGGGCATATCGGCCGCAAGCCGGAAGGAAGCCTGAACAAAGTCGCCAAGCGACTCGGCGAGTTGCTCAAGTGTGAAGTGCAACTGATCGGCGATTGGTACGACGATGCGACGAACACGGTGCTGGATTCCGTGAAGACGGCAATCACGAACGCCGCGCCCGGCAGCATCATCATGCTCGAAAATTCGCGGAAGTACGCGATCGAGCGGGTGCTTTGGGAAGCGACTCCGGACGACGTCGCGAAGGTCGCGCCGACGCTTGCGAAGTATGTGAACGAACTCGCCGAAAAGGTCGCGACCGTTTACGTCAACGAAGCGCTCTCGGCCGGCAGCATGGATTCGTCCAGCACGATCGCGCCGGCGGGAATGAAGCGCGCGGTGCTGGGGCAATACGTGGCCGGTGAGTTCGACGGCCCGATGCAGCAGTGCCTCAACGCCGACTTCGTCTTCTTCTCCGGTTTGAAGACCGACAAGCTCGACGACTTGCGCGCCGTGGTCGATCGCGGCACGGTGAAATGGGTGTTCGTCGCGGGCAACTTCGTGCTCGCGCTCTTGAAGGCCGATGCTGAACTTTCCGGCA
Coding sequences within it:
- a CDS encoding PQQ-like beta-propeller repeat protein, which gives rise to MKKQSAGPSAERSLIQRLKFGSTLALGTLLCCATSACAQATAPAGAPEKPVGTATLPTETRPAVSTAGQGEDWSQWRGPRSNGIALRTSLPSTWPSAPLEPVWRMPLGEGWSSPVVGEGRVYMLDRNGPLERAAAYDAVTGKLLWERTNPVDFNPHAVGRRYGNGPKGTPAFAGGFVYTLGIAGWLQCLKAESGEVVWKSYFPAEFAESVPLADQRTYVVAEDHVVVPIGGGRGAPVPLFGYTGSPLVFDQFVIASTGGARGGTITAFERTTGKVAWHALHENVSYSSPVSAEIGGVKQVVVPTGPRLVGLELATGKLLWSVPYQNQYDETIGTPVAAGELVLLTAVGRPLSAWKIGRNAAGEFAASEVWQNDDLQSYLSSVVVVGEFVYGMNDGGEWHCLKLADGKTIWRGGNHGYYTTPLVAENRILALNERGVLDVLGVNPQAYEPIVTTRVAKEPTWTSPALVGNRLYVRMRSALVCYELK
- the pgk gene encoding phosphoglycerate kinase, producing MAVTAESLAPWIKTLLTAPPAATSGLKLNDYLAAIPRLASLHDVPSGTPVLIRGDVDAKPGAEIGEGDIRLRSMAATLEFGRKHGWKQIIFGHIGRKPEGSLNKVAKRLGELLKCEVQLIGDWYDDATNTVLDSVKTAITNAAPGSIIMLENSRKYAIERVLWEATPDDVAKVAPTLAKYVNELAEKVATVYVNEALSAGSMDSSSTIAPAGMKRAVLGQYVAGEFDGPMQQCLNADFVFFSGLKTDKLDDLRAVVDRGTVKWVFVAGNFVLALLKADAELSGKQFCMGLAEKPENAKQPWYIDPSRVAQAKQLLQDGRAKGIKFVMPVDFTLADGSVVDAMTPEQQQFDVGPKTSQHFADAITKYLAESQGKGVVFYNGVLGMFEDPKFEAGTKNFVHQLARLTKAGVEVYVGGGEGGAACERYGKPEDIKHCFTAGGTVLNALGSAPVPYLQTLYMAAKK
- a CDS encoding redoxin domain-containing protein, translated to MSSFSLGRIAPTLALLSLVLLSHFAGCSGKPPKGPDESSAPALTEGEKLLTRMIETYAKADSYFDRGELRIVGRNQGQQLTESKLPFAVMLERPGKLHLHLYRATYVCDGTWAWGWDEDLPGFLLKKPAPNPVTLGDAYSDDALKAAFNGMYGGSLPAEMLLGADAMDLIRHGDAKPELMSDDFVGDRNCRRVRVKSADGNTVYWIDRENLTLRRIEFPTDRLALTLADTLSMTELKLTAEFIDAQLNTKVPAEAFQFDPPPQLKIVDKLDPLWGSSPPPPLAETLGRTIGDFKLRTLDGRAIGRGDLNGKVAVVLFVAFEGSQHFVLEALNAAQRKFGKRDDLMMLAVSIDNPGPMGIGDEVLDKAMKQAKLEVPLARLVDGSAMTAFDVRFVPNLFILDRQGIVQDNEVGLNPKLNAELGTRIDEVLAGKSLVEAARARYAARLKQFEQAQQAQAAISPEGGLSARVSLATKSQPKTLKLTQLWQNTEIKKPGHIVVAEEKGKPARIVVLDGLRAVGELDAAGKLVRTAQLDLPKVPEEAVVSFLRTTVDRDGKRYFAGSASAQQQLHLFDADFKKLLSFPDGTHAGISDLQMGDLDGDGRPEIVVGYWGVVGVQAISLDGIRQWSNRKLPENVQRLALTGPDKDGKRLVLCTTGLMTLAVLNERGETLKEIPVGNRAARLITAADLTGDGSVELCAITSTSPGTDVAIGFDAAGAELWNYPLPAGLQPVPEMQNEMIVGGKLLKDGTGLWVVAGADGTLHFLDVAGKPLDSFAWGAAIRGLAIGTLDGAPALFISDEKSVTALRFER
- a CDS encoding lactate racemase domain-containing protein; its protein translation is MSSLVRFGESAEFTIPLDDERLIAVCAPHAAEAITSQPIEAATREALANPLKYPMLTQAVVEGDKVTIALDRGVPHSAEIVRVIAEQLLAASILPADITVLQSDRTLPGERLELSNGVSIHIELHDPLDRGKLSYLTNTRSGRPIYLNRLVADAEMVIPVGCFRGREAWDYRGIFGGLYPTFSDADAHKRFRNAHLLDSRSEMFEKSQQEIELVGRQTGTQFTVQVVPQSGSGTPLVLAGEATAVARRGEELWNDTWNCEVPRTADLVVAALSGEGAQSWANVGKALAMALEVVEDGGAVALCTELAEPLGPALDLFTKQEDRDTAGDEIRKVRPADAFPALLLAEAQRRVRVYLLSKLDATTVEDLGIAPVAEAADVARLALRRKSCIIVNDAQYTNVRLEQSVRT
- a CDS encoding DUF3592 domain-containing protein — translated: MPRFRFFSKKRGQRRTMSELGGQAAMAAFFAVLMVAGSGILAIVVGQMTAPEWRANHEFLETQGTVLGKRIAEISKEDQLNYRPEVSIRYAVEGREYEATTFDATGVYSTDRAECERLIEPFEVGKEYPCWYDPHRPSTAVVKRGYSWVAWVLPLLPAAFVAVGVGGLIYVFLTWGKSAEHRALLQQASNMELFEGAGGSSSRYPTVPADQDITNSPGTTLKHRLPIAAPGWNTWFMTIVAIGWNILVGWLVYKAIDEALAGRADYLLGLGLIPFLVAGGFLAFLAGKQLMITTGVEPTVVEVSDHPLYPGGRYEIFFSQQGRLHFERLSIVLACDEEATFRQGTNSRTHIQRVVETEVFRRDSFTLKRGQPFATRLELRVPEAAMHSFQSPHNAVKWKLIVRGDLHNWPDFERVFSLLVFPGRNGVPHA